In Edaphobacter dinghuensis, one genomic interval encodes:
- the hslU gene encoding ATP-dependent protease ATPase subunit HslU codes for MAIFLPGTAEDQALALDEMTPREIVAELDKYVVGQHAAKRAVAIALRNRMRRQKLSPELADEIMPKNIIMIGPTGVGKTEIARRLAKLTNSPFLKVEASKFTEVGYVGRDVESIVRDLVEIAIDMVREEKMDEVEDKAELAAEDRLLDLLLPPTPVAATAAAATHEAGSNVIQLPAATPASDDDEKPGEREQRTREKLRQQFREGKLDERMVELDVRDRNQPSFEVFTNQGTEEMDINLKDMLPGLFGNRTKKRKMKVSDAFEYLVQEEENRLVDMDQVTRLAVERVEDSGMVFLDEIDKIAGREGGHGPDVSREGVQRDILPIVEGTTVNTKYGMVSTDHILFIAAGAFHVSKPSDLIPELQGRFPIRVELQSLTVDDFVRILTEPKSSLVKQATALLETEGLKLEFTREAIAEMAQFSFRVNETTENIGARRLHTILERVLDEISFQAPDLFKSPRTEVTEEGVVAEIGASAPLKEKGEKATAPPLPVIERQTASGMEKVIVVDPEYVRQQVASIVKDQDLSRYIL; via the coding sequence ATGGCAATTTTTTTACCGGGTACTGCGGAAGATCAAGCGCTTGCGCTCGATGAGATGACGCCGCGAGAGATCGTTGCTGAGTTGGATAAGTATGTCGTCGGACAACATGCAGCCAAGCGGGCTGTAGCCATTGCGCTGCGCAACCGCATGCGGCGGCAGAAGCTCTCGCCCGAGCTTGCCGACGAGATCATGCCCAAGAACATCATCATGATCGGGCCGACCGGCGTAGGCAAGACCGAGATTGCACGTCGCCTCGCCAAGCTGACAAACTCACCGTTCCTGAAAGTCGAAGCCAGCAAGTTTACCGAGGTCGGCTACGTGGGCCGCGATGTCGAGTCGATTGTGCGCGATCTGGTGGAGATCGCCATCGACATGGTGCGCGAAGAGAAGATGGACGAGGTGGAAGACAAGGCGGAGCTTGCCGCCGAAGACCGTCTGCTCGATCTGCTGCTGCCGCCGACACCTGTAGCTGCAACCGCTGCGGCAGCCACGCACGAGGCCGGGAGCAATGTGATTCAGTTGCCCGCGGCGACTCCGGCAAGCGATGACGACGAGAAGCCGGGCGAGCGTGAGCAGCGGACGCGAGAGAAGCTGCGCCAGCAGTTCCGCGAGGGCAAGCTCGACGAGCGCATGGTGGAGCTCGATGTCCGCGACCGCAACCAGCCCAGCTTCGAGGTATTCACCAACCAGGGCACGGAAGAGATGGACATCAACCTCAAGGACATGCTGCCGGGGTTGTTTGGAAATCGGACGAAGAAACGAAAGATGAAGGTCTCCGATGCCTTCGAGTACCTGGTGCAGGAGGAGGAGAACCGCCTCGTCGATATGGACCAGGTGACTCGGCTCGCAGTAGAGCGGGTTGAAGATTCCGGCATGGTCTTTCTCGATGAGATCGACAAAATCGCCGGACGCGAAGGTGGGCATGGGCCCGATGTCTCCCGCGAGGGCGTGCAGCGCGACATCCTTCCCATCGTCGAAGGAACGACCGTCAACACCAAGTACGGCATGGTTTCAACCGACCACATCCTGTTTATTGCAGCCGGAGCCTTCCACGTCTCCAAGCCCAGCGACCTCATCCCCGAGTTGCAAGGACGTTTTCCCATCCGCGTGGAGTTGCAGTCGCTGACGGTAGACGACTTCGTGCGCATCCTGACCGAACCGAAGTCCTCGCTCGTGAAGCAGGCTACGGCACTGCTCGAAACCGAGGGTCTAAAGCTCGAGTTCACCAGAGAGGCCATCGCCGAGATGGCTCAGTTCTCATTCCGTGTGAACGAGACGACGGAAAACATCGGCGCCCGGCGCCTGCATACGATTTTGGAGCGCGTGCTGGACGAGATCAGCTTCCAGGCGCCTGACCTGTTCAAGAGTCCCCGCACCGAGGTAACCGAAGAAGGCGTTGTCGCCGAAATCGGAGCTTCAGCGCCGCTCAAAGAAAAAGGCGAAAAGGCAACTGCTCCTCCTCTGCCCGTGATCGAGCGGCAGACCGCCAGCGGCATGGAAAAGGTCATCGTGGTCGATCCGGAGTATGTGCGCCAGCAGGTGGCCTCGATTGTGAAGGACCAGGATCTCTCGCGCTACATCCTGTAG
- a CDS encoding class I SAM-dependent rRNA methyltransferase has translation MPKLPAEPRAVKIAAPQQHGPAATITRRAADRLRAGHLWVYRSDIESLIPPLGATDIAGGALVTVTDSRGIPLGTALYSSASQIALRVVSSETALTREAYLVQLGERVNAALTLREQLAPDSAQNNASRLIFSEADDLPGIIADRYNDIVILQLLTQGTAQDDVRHILTETLRERLHPATIIERPDPKIRELEQLAAPSSAPLYTNDQSDPTLTTVFTINGLKLNYDAASGQKTGAFLDQRLNYAAAARYAKGHALDVCTYQGGFALHMAQHCDQVTGIDASRAALEVADRNLELNPQLKAEVEWIEADAFEFLREYEAAGEKFDTIVLDPPAFAKSKRAAEGALRGYKELNLRAMKMLKPGGTLITCSCSHHVSPEEFTAVVASAVSDAGRRVQLLEARGAAPDHPAILTLPETTYLKCLTCRVN, from the coding sequence ATGCCGAAGCTTCCCGCAGAACCCCGTGCCGTCAAAATCGCAGCACCGCAGCAACACGGCCCGGCAGCTACGATCACCCGCCGCGCGGCAGACCGTCTCCGTGCAGGCCATCTCTGGGTCTATCGCTCCGACATTGAATCGCTCATCCCGCCACTGGGAGCCACAGACATCGCTGGTGGCGCGCTGGTCACTGTTACGGATAGCCGTGGCATTCCGCTGGGCACAGCCCTCTACAGCTCTGCTTCGCAGATCGCCTTGCGCGTGGTCTCATCCGAGACGGCGTTGACTCGAGAGGCATATCTTGTGCAGCTAGGCGAGCGAGTCAATGCGGCGCTTACTCTTCGCGAGCAACTTGCCCCGGATTCTGCGCAGAACAACGCCAGCCGTCTTATCTTTTCCGAGGCCGACGACCTCCCCGGCATCATCGCCGACCGTTACAACGATATCGTTATCCTCCAGTTATTGACGCAGGGCACAGCGCAAGACGACGTTCGCCACATTCTTACCGAGACGCTGCGCGAGCGTCTCCACCCTGCCACCATCATCGAGCGCCCTGACCCGAAGATTCGTGAACTGGAGCAATTGGCCGCACCTTCGTCGGCTCCGCTTTATACCAACGACCAATCTGATCCAACGCTGACGACCGTCTTCACCATCAACGGCCTGAAATTGAACTATGACGCGGCCTCCGGCCAGAAGACGGGAGCCTTCCTCGACCAGCGCCTCAACTATGCCGCTGCCGCTCGCTATGCTAAAGGCCACGCGCTCGATGTCTGCACCTATCAAGGGGGATTTGCGCTGCACATGGCGCAACACTGCGATCAGGTCACCGGTATCGACGCCAGCCGCGCAGCGCTTGAAGTGGCAGATCGCAACCTCGAACTCAACCCACAGCTCAAAGCTGAGGTCGAATGGATTGAGGCCGATGCCTTCGAGTTTCTGCGCGAGTATGAAGCTGCCGGGGAGAAGTTCGACACCATCGTCCTTGACCCGCCAGCCTTCGCGAAGTCGAAACGAGCTGCCGAAGGCGCTCTTCGCGGCTATAAAGAGCTGAACCTGCGCGCCATGAAGATGCTCAAGCCCGGTGGAACGCTGATCACCTGTTCCTGCTCGCACCACGTCTCGCCCGAGGAGTTCACCGCTGTCGTGGCGTCGGCTGTTTCGGACGCAGGTCGCCGCGTCCAGTTGCTGGAGGCTCGGGGTGCCGCGCCCGACCATCCCGCGATCCTGACTCTGCCGGAGACGACCTATCTGAAGTGCCTGACCTGCCGGGTCAACTGA
- a CDS encoding NAD(P)/FAD-dependent oxidoreductase, with protein MGVQAQEIDVVVLGGGAAGLMCAVEAGWRGRHVVLLDHAERVGKKILISGGGRCNFTNIHCRAENFLSENPHFAKSALARFTPADIIALVEKHGIRYHEKTLGQLFCDRSAMDVVTMLERECMAAGVRVVTGTKVLSVKHDAKFVVETSAGTFRAKSVVVATGGLSIPKMGATGFGYSLAEQFGLRVAECRPALVPLVMSGEDASAWCDLTGLSAEVVAVAGTKRRRGSFREKMLVTHRGLSGPAILQVSSYWRAGEKIEIDLAPNVAVFAPMLAKNARRDASAAVNALRAVLPGRLAERWVVLHEPKDWTNASLATLEREVHEWHVSPAGTEGYAKAEVTAGGVDTAELDAKTMESRKVPGLYFIGEVVDVTGWLGGYNFQWAWASGVSAGQAV; from the coding sequence ATGGGTGTTCAGGCGCAAGAGATCGATGTAGTAGTGCTGGGTGGCGGAGCGGCGGGGCTGATGTGCGCCGTGGAGGCCGGATGGCGCGGACGGCACGTCGTGCTGCTGGACCACGCCGAGCGCGTGGGAAAGAAGATCCTGATCTCGGGCGGCGGGCGGTGCAACTTCACCAACATCCATTGCCGAGCAGAGAACTTTCTCTCGGAGAACCCTCACTTTGCCAAATCGGCGCTGGCGCGGTTTACGCCTGCGGACATCATCGCTCTGGTCGAAAAACATGGGATTCGCTATCACGAGAAGACGCTGGGGCAGTTGTTCTGCGACCGGTCGGCGATGGACGTGGTGACCATGTTGGAGCGCGAGTGCATGGCGGCGGGGGTTCGCGTGGTGACGGGAACAAAGGTGCTCTCGGTAAAGCATGATGCAAAGTTCGTGGTGGAGACTTCGGCGGGAACATTTCGGGCGAAGTCGGTCGTGGTCGCTACGGGCGGCCTGTCCATCCCGAAGATGGGAGCCACAGGATTCGGATACAGTCTGGCGGAGCAGTTTGGGCTGCGAGTAGCAGAGTGCCGTCCGGCGCTGGTTCCTCTAGTGATGAGCGGAGAGGATGCCTCCGCGTGGTGCGATCTGACCGGGCTGTCGGCCGAGGTCGTAGCCGTGGCAGGAACGAAGCGCAGGCGTGGCAGCTTCAGGGAGAAGATGCTGGTGACGCATCGCGGCCTGAGCGGACCGGCGATCCTGCAAGTGTCGTCCTACTGGCGCGCCGGAGAGAAGATCGAGATCGATTTGGCGCCCAATGTTGCTGTCTTCGCTCCAATGCTGGCGAAAAATGCTCGCAGGGACGCCTCAGCAGCGGTGAATGCTCTCCGTGCGGTACTGCCGGGACGACTGGCGGAGCGATGGGTAGTGCTTCACGAGCCTAAGGACTGGACCAACGCTTCCCTGGCAACACTGGAGCGCGAGGTTCACGAGTGGCATGTATCGCCAGCGGGAACTGAGGGCTATGCCAAGGCCGAGGTAACGGCGGGCGGCGTGGATACAGCCGAGCTGGACGCCAAAACGATGGAGAGCAGAAAAGTGCCAGGGCTTTACTTCATCGGCGAGGTAGTCGACGTAACCGGCTGGCTGGGAGGATACAACTTCCAGTGGGCGTGGGCTTCGGGAGTAAGCGCGGGGCAGGCAGTTTAG
- a CDS encoding c-type cytochrome, producing MLRTNLSSALIAASLVFSSVSLLAQASPANQMHHEMPKPTNLKVLPKNISGDDLMATMHGFTGSLGVHCTFCHEEDSKTHHPNFASDAKPEKATARIMMRMTQNINGRYLASLPDHGDMHKVTCGTCHRGNSTPKDFVAPPEKHGPPPPPPAK from the coding sequence ATGCTTCGCACGAATCTCTCCAGCGCATTGATCGCCGCATCGCTCGTCTTCTCCTCTGTTAGCCTGTTGGCGCAGGCTTCTCCGGCCAACCAGATGCATCACGAGATGCCGAAGCCCACCAACCTGAAGGTGCTGCCGAAAAATATCTCAGGCGATGATCTGATGGCGACCATGCATGGGTTCACCGGCAGTCTTGGCGTTCACTGCACCTTCTGCCACGAAGAGGACAGCAAGACTCATCACCCCAACTTCGCCTCTGACGCCAAGCCCGAGAAGGCGACCGCACGCATCATGATGCGCATGACCCAGAACATCAACGGCAGATATCTGGCTTCGCTTCCTGACCACGGCGACATGCACAAGGTCACCTGTGGCACCTGCCATCGCGGTAACTCTACTCCGAAGGATTTCGTTGCTCCACCTGAGAAGCACGGACCTCCTCCACCGCCGCCCGCAAAGTAG
- a CDS encoding choice-of-anchor D domain-containing protein: protein MGLSANPHSAWRSSTLSARTRWLLLFAAVMFFGTGADAQLMLSPAKSNGGTVVAPALRAHNFLNGRTLAQRVAAGRAMASARRQQAAMLAAQQASAQISAHISPQLSGLNAVWQPLGPNQVASIAYGNVTGRVTAIAIDPDDPSGNTVYLGTTGGGVWKSTNAAGPAAAVTFAPLTDTLPVFSANAGSSVIPSLSIGAVSVQQGIVLAGTGDPNDATDSFYGSGLLRSNDGGSTWTLIQDSQDQAAGRHSFIGLGFAGFAWSTASPGTVVAAVSQAAEGTLVNAADTTNSVMGLYYSTDAGMTWQMSTLMDGSQIVQRPLSNSGQGGNAATSVVWNPIRQRFYAAIRYHGYYESADGATWTRLAQQPGSGLTTTACPTNTDSTGNPSCPIFRGVLAVQPGTGDTFALTVDANNLDQGLWQDVCGLSGTSCTSNTIAFGTRLSSTPLETVTGSTAIPQADYNLSLAAVSSGSDTLLYVGTIDLYRCSLAAGCNLRNTTNALNGCAAPAMVAPAQHAIAPLAGSSLLYLGNDGGLWRSPDGVNQQATPCSPDDATHFQNLNGGLGSLAEVTSFAEHPTDPNTLLVGLGANGSAGTSLVVAPWPQLATGEGGTVAIDQADPQLWYVSNGAGVSIHECGAGAACTVADFAGVPTIGAEQTSSDSSLINAPWLLDPALHANLIVGTCRVWRGPAASGSAWSTANAISSLLSGPQGSSCGSANPVLRSLAAAASADSATAAQNAGSPVLYAGMAGKLDGGGTVGGHLFSTVTADTDSSTSVWSDLTHSPVINDTASFNSGGFDISSLAADPHDPTGNTLYATVMGFAGNGVDAAHLYRTVDAGAHWANISNNLPNAPANSVLVDPNDANTVYVALDTGVYVTTQAASCANVSSNCWSIYGTSLPNAPVIQLAAAAGLPTGDGRIGELRAATYGRGLWQIPLLTALNPAQPSITLDPASLTYSAQAVATASAAQTVTVTNSGSAPLTISSILVTGDFAETDNCTAAPIAVGLTCTVQVRFLPSATGDRTGLLTVYGNVSGGQATATLSGTATAAATVVLDPISLVFGATNINATSPAQNITVSNKGGTIMTLQTPTVSGSGFSISSNTCGATLKSDTGCTVAITFTPTSSGVSTGTFAITDDAGTQVASLAGTGTTAATDTLSTTALAFAAQELTTASTPQQITLTNNGDVALTLISAQTTSTDFTVTNACGASLNAHSTCAIDVVFQPQSLGHIAAQLAIADQYRTQTVAVSGTGIAPPGVSLSPLYNLDFAATGVGQSSTPQTVTLTNNGGVPLSLTSTVLTGDFSILPGSDTCGVTLAPANACTLQVLFAPTVGGTRTGTLTITDSAPNSPQVLHLGGTGVDFALNPDGNTTVTVSSGENAVFPLLFTSATSLPATFICSGAPLNAVCNVTPSSVTGGATTTVSVTVLTGTTTASLLAPTRFGSPSMVWLAALLPLGLLSLRRSRLRLLLLCCLLLPIGCGAGRQLPSSGSTGTPPGQSLVTPAGTYPIVVTASSAGLSRTITLTLIVK, encoded by the coding sequence ATGGGCCTGAGCGCAAATCCTCATTCCGCCTGGCGGAGCAGCACTCTCTCTGCTCGCACTCGCTGGCTGCTGTTGTTTGCCGCAGTTATGTTCTTCGGCACAGGTGCAGACGCGCAGCTCATGCTGTCACCGGCAAAGTCCAATGGCGGTACGGTCGTCGCGCCTGCGCTGCGCGCCCATAACTTCCTCAACGGACGCACACTCGCGCAGCGTGTCGCCGCAGGCCGCGCGATGGCTTCTGCTCGAAGACAGCAGGCCGCAATGCTCGCGGCACAGCAGGCGTCCGCGCAGATATCAGCGCACATCTCTCCGCAACTCTCGGGCTTGAACGCTGTGTGGCAGCCGCTCGGGCCCAATCAGGTTGCAAGTATCGCATACGGCAACGTCACCGGGCGCGTCACAGCCATCGCTATCGACCCGGACGATCCATCGGGCAATACGGTCTACCTGGGCACTACAGGCGGCGGTGTCTGGAAGTCGACCAACGCCGCAGGCCCTGCCGCCGCTGTTACCTTCGCTCCGTTGACCGATACTCTTCCCGTCTTCAGCGCCAACGCCGGAAGCTCGGTGATCCCATCGCTCAGCATTGGCGCAGTCAGTGTTCAGCAGGGCATCGTACTCGCTGGAACCGGCGACCCCAACGATGCGACCGATTCCTTTTACGGCAGCGGCCTGCTTCGCTCGAATGACGGCGGCTCTACCTGGACGCTGATTCAGGACTCGCAGGACCAGGCTGCGGGACGCCATTCCTTCATCGGGCTCGGTTTTGCGGGCTTTGCCTGGAGCACGGCTTCTCCCGGCACGGTGGTCGCGGCCGTATCGCAGGCGGCCGAAGGCACGCTGGTCAACGCTGCGGACACGACCAACAGCGTCATGGGCCTTTACTACTCCACCGACGCTGGGATGACGTGGCAGATGTCGACTCTGATGGACGGCAGCCAGATCGTGCAGCGACCTTTGTCTAACTCCGGGCAGGGAGGCAACGCCGCAACGTCTGTGGTGTGGAACCCTATCCGCCAGCGCTTCTACGCCGCGATTCGCTATCACGGCTACTACGAGTCTGCGGACGGAGCTACGTGGACGCGGCTGGCACAACAACCCGGCAGTGGCCTGACGACTACGGCCTGCCCAACTAATACCGACAGCACCGGCAACCCATCGTGCCCGATCTTTCGCGGGGTGCTCGCGGTGCAGCCCGGTACGGGCGATACCTTTGCCCTGACTGTCGACGCCAACAATCTCGATCAGGGGTTGTGGCAGGACGTCTGCGGCCTCTCCGGCACAAGCTGCACCAGCAACACCATCGCCTTCGGGACACGGCTGTCCTCCACGCCGCTCGAGACTGTCACCGGCAGCACGGCGATTCCGCAGGCCGACTATAATCTCTCTCTGGCGGCAGTGTCCTCAGGCTCCGACACGCTGCTCTACGTCGGGACTATCGACCTCTACCGCTGTTCGCTCGCCGCAGGCTGCAACTTGCGCAACACGACCAACGCGCTCAACGGATGTGCGGCACCCGCCATGGTCGCGCCCGCGCAACACGCCATTGCGCCGCTTGCCGGATCGTCGCTGCTCTACCTGGGCAACGACGGTGGCCTGTGGCGCTCGCCCGACGGCGTCAACCAGCAGGCCACTCCGTGTTCCCCCGACGACGCAACGCACTTTCAGAATCTTAACGGCGGCCTCGGCTCGCTGGCCGAGGTCACCAGCTTCGCCGAGCATCCTACCGATCCGAACACGTTGCTCGTCGGGCTGGGAGCAAACGGCAGTGCGGGCACATCGTTGGTTGTTGCACCCTGGCCGCAGCTGGCTACCGGCGAAGGGGGCACTGTCGCCATCGACCAGGCCGATCCGCAGCTCTGGTATGTCTCGAACGGTGCGGGCGTCAGCATTCACGAGTGTGGGGCCGGGGCGGCTTGCACCGTTGCGGACTTTGCCGGAGTGCCCACCATCGGAGCAGAGCAGACCTCATCTGACTCCTCGCTGATCAACGCGCCATGGCTGCTCGACCCCGCACTCCACGCTAACCTTATCGTCGGCACCTGCCGTGTCTGGCGCGGTCCGGCGGCCAGCGGATCAGCGTGGTCTACGGCCAACGCCATCAGCTCACTGCTGAGTGGGCCGCAAGGCTCCTCCTGCGGCAGTGCCAATCCGGTGCTTCGCTCGCTGGCTGCCGCAGCCTCGGCTGACAGCGCGACGGCAGCACAGAATGCAGGCTCGCCGGTGCTCTACGCGGGCATGGCAGGCAAACTCGACGGCGGCGGCACTGTCGGCGGGCACCTCTTCTCTACCGTTACTGCCGACACCGATAGCAGCACCAGCGTGTGGAGCGATCTCACACACTCGCCTGTCATCAATGACACGGCCTCGTTCAACTCCGGCGGCTTCGACATCTCCTCGCTCGCCGCTGATCCCCACGATCCCACGGGCAATACGCTCTACGCCACGGTGATGGGCTTTGCGGGCAACGGAGTCGACGCGGCGCACCTCTATCGCACTGTGGACGCAGGGGCCCACTGGGCAAACATCAGCAACAATCTCCCCAACGCTCCAGCCAACAGCGTGCTGGTCGATCCCAACGACGCGAACACCGTGTATGTTGCCCTTGATACCGGGGTCTACGTCACCACGCAGGCTGCAAGCTGTGCCAATGTCAGCAGCAACTGTTGGAGCATCTACGGCACCAGCCTGCCCAATGCTCCTGTCATTCAGCTTGCCGCTGCTGCGGGCCTGCCTACGGGAGACGGCCGTATCGGCGAGCTCCGGGCCGCCACCTACGGCCGCGGCCTATGGCAGATTCCTCTGCTCACCGCGCTCAATCCCGCGCAGCCTTCCATTACGCTCGATCCCGCCAGTCTTACTTATAGTGCTCAGGCAGTGGCCACGGCCAGCGCCGCGCAAACCGTAACGGTTACAAATTCGGGTAGCGCTCCGCTCACGATCAGCAGCATCCTTGTCACCGGCGACTTCGCGGAGACCGACAACTGCACTGCCGCACCAATCGCCGTCGGTCTTACCTGCACTGTGCAGGTTCGCTTTCTTCCGAGCGCGACGGGCGACCGCACTGGTCTGCTCACCGTCTATGGCAATGTCTCCGGCGGACAGGCCACAGCGACGCTCAGCGGCACGGCCACCGCTGCCGCGACCGTTGTCCTCGATCCCATCTCGCTGGTCTTCGGCGCTACCAACATCAACGCTACCAGTCCTGCCCAGAACATCACCGTCTCCAACAAGGGCGGCACCATCATGACGCTGCAAACGCCTACGGTCAGCGGCAGCGGCTTCAGCATCTCGTCCAACACCTGTGGTGCCACGCTCAAATCCGACACCGGCTGTACCGTAGCCATCACCTTTACGCCCACATCCTCGGGCGTCAGCACCGGTACCTTTGCCATTACCGACGATGCTGGTACGCAGGTTGCGTCGCTGGCTGGCACGGGCACGACTGCTGCCACCGATACTCTTTCGACCACAGCGCTCGCCTTTGCAGCACAGGAGCTTACGACCGCCAGCACACCGCAGCAGATCACGCTGACCAACAACGGCGATGTGGCCCTCACGCTGATCTCCGCCCAGACGACAAGCACTGACTTCACTGTCACCAACGCCTGTGGAGCCTCCCTGAACGCGCACTCCACCTGTGCCATCGATGTGGTCTTCCAGCCGCAGAGCCTCGGCCACATCGCGGCGCAGCTCGCCATCGCTGACCAGTACCGCACCCAGACCGTTGCCGTCAGCGGCACCGGCATCGCACCGCCCGGCGTCTCGCTCTCGCCGCTCTACAATCTCGACTTCGCTGCCACCGGCGTCGGCCAGAGTTCTACTCCGCAGACAGTTACGCTTACCAACAACGGCGGTGTTCCGCTGAGCCTGACCAGCACCGTGCTTACCGGAGACTTCAGCATTCTGCCCGGCAGCGATACCTGCGGTGTCACGCTTGCACCGGCCAACGCCTGTACGCTGCAAGTCCTCTTCGCACCCACGGTCGGCGGTACGCGCACCGGCACGCTTACCATCACTGACAGCGCACCCAACTCGCCGCAGGTGCTGCATCTTGGCGGTACCGGTGTTGATTTCGCCCTCAACCCTGATGGCAACACCACGGTTACGGTCTCCAGCGGAGAGAACGCCGTCTTCCCGCTGCTCTTTACCTCTGCGACTTCGCTTCCTGCGACCTTTATCTGTAGCGGAGCGCCGCTCAATGCAGTCTGCAACGTCACGCCGTCGAGCGTCACAGGCGGCGCAACTACTACCGTATCGGTCACTGTCCTTACCGGCACTACGACCGCATCGCTTTTAGCTCCGACGCGCTTTGGATCACCCTCAATGGTGTGGCTGGCTGCACTTCTGCCGCTCGGCCTTCTTAGCCTGCGCAGAAGCCGCCTTCGTCTGCTTCTGCTCTGCTGTCTGCTGCTGCCTATCGGTTGCGGAGCCGGGCGGCAACTTCCCTCATCGGGCTCAACTGGAACCCCTCCTGGACAGAGCTTGGTTACACCGGCCGGAACCTATCCCATCGTCGTTACCGCCAGCAGTGCTGGTCTCAGCCGAACGATTACGTTGACGCTCATCGTTAAGTAG
- a CDS encoding deoxyribodipyrimidine photo-lyase has translation MASRPAASADQLQALSSNPRVTVRRAGAADPDGKCVVYWMQRAQRGTDNHAVDIAVQVANLLGLPLVVYFAAISNFPHANLRHYAFLNQGLPDIEEDLAARNIAFVMRRAPHESHEQFLADVRASLLIGDENPMREPERWRRYLASRLKIPFWTVDADVIVPSKLIERAQYGAYTIRPRLNRLLPDFLEPYANTHARHPWKRPRSFCADPVNEDITRGWKTFDRTVLPVEAWQGGTHAALKRLRLFTTRMLESYETERNHPETDGTSCLSPYLHFGHIGSLTIALAVNAEVKKHPHLKQARDSFFNELITWRELAINFVRYTPNYDSPDCAEPWAKTTIAEHARDEREYLYTLAQLEGAETHDDLWNAAQLQMLHHGWMHNHMRMYWAKKILEWSPSIATAMKRAIHLNDKYFLDGRDPNGYAGVAWVILGKFDRAWNERPIFGKIRYMSGASTGRKFNSKEYIRQNYNYQEIAPELRLR, from the coding sequence ATGGCCTCCCGTCCCGCTGCGTCTGCCGACCAGCTTCAAGCTCTCTCTAGCAATCCTCGCGTCACCGTAAGGCGTGCGGGTGCGGCAGATCCTGACGGCAAGTGCGTCGTTTACTGGATGCAGCGTGCGCAGCGCGGCACTGACAATCACGCGGTCGATATCGCTGTACAAGTCGCAAATTTGCTGGGCCTGCCACTGGTGGTCTATTTTGCGGCTATCTCTAACTTTCCTCATGCCAACCTGCGCCACTACGCTTTTCTCAATCAAGGCCTGCCAGATATCGAAGAAGACCTGGCTGCGCGCAACATCGCTTTCGTCATGCGCCGTGCGCCGCACGAATCGCACGAGCAGTTTCTGGCCGATGTCCGCGCATCGCTCTTGATCGGTGACGAAAACCCGATGCGCGAGCCGGAGCGCTGGCGCAGATATCTGGCCTCGCGTCTCAAGATCCCCTTCTGGACGGTCGATGCCGATGTCATCGTCCCTTCGAAGCTCATTGAACGAGCGCAGTATGGTGCCTATACGATTCGCCCGCGCCTCAACCGTTTGCTGCCTGACTTCCTCGAACCTTACGCGAACACGCATGCGCGGCATCCTTGGAAGCGTCCCCGCAGCTTTTGCGCGGATCCGGTTAATGAGGACATCACTCGCGGATGGAAGACCTTCGATCGCACCGTTCTGCCTGTCGAGGCGTGGCAAGGTGGAACGCATGCCGCGCTCAAGCGTCTCAGGCTCTTCACCACGCGCATGCTCGAGAGCTACGAGACCGAGCGCAATCATCCCGAGACCGATGGCACCTCGTGCCTCTCGCCCTATCTCCATTTTGGTCACATTGGCTCGCTGACCATCGCACTTGCGGTCAACGCTGAGGTAAAAAAACACCCGCACTTGAAGCAGGCCCGCGACAGCTTCTTCAACGAGCTGATCACCTGGCGCGAGCTGGCCATCAACTTCGTTCGTTATACGCCGAACTACGACTCGCCCGACTGCGCCGAGCCGTGGGCGAAGACGACCATCGCCGAGCACGCCCGTGATGAGCGCGAGTATCTCTATACGCTTGCGCAGCTTGAAGGTGCGGAGACCCACGACGATCTCTGGAACGCCGCGCAACTCCAGATGCTGCATCACGGATGGATGCACAACCATATGCGCATGTACTGGGCGAAGAAGATTCTGGAGTGGAGCCCAAGCATTGCCACCGCGATGAAACGTGCCATTCATCTCAATGACAAATACTTCCTCGATGGCCGCGACCCCAACGGCTATGCCGGAGTCGCCTGGGTCATCCTTGGCAAGTTCGACCGTGCCTGGAACGAACGACCCATCTTCGGCAAGATCCGTTACATGTCGGGTGCATCGACCGGTAGAAAGTTCAACTCAAAAGAATACATTCGGCAGAACTACAACTATCAGGAGATTGCCCCCGAGCTTCGGCTGCGATAG
- a CDS encoding cytochrome C oxidase subunit IV family protein has product MTDEHYHDPSNVVNPEHAEHHIVTPVTYSIVFVTLLIFTGLTVVAAYVDMGILNPVVALAIASIKAVIVILFFMHVKYQSKLIKMTVAAGFFTFAALITMTLSDYISRAWGLW; this is encoded by the coding sequence ATGACCGACGAGCACTATCACGATCCATCGAACGTAGTTAACCCTGAGCATGCCGAACATCACATCGTTACGCCTGTGACGTACTCGATCGTGTTTGTCACGCTGCTGATCTTCACCGGTCTCACCGTTGTGGCGGCCTATGTCGACATGGGTATCCTCAATCCGGTGGTAGCGCTGGCCATCGCCAGCATCAAGGCGGTCATCGTCATCCTGTTCTTCATGCACGTCAAGTATCAATCGAAGCTCATCAAGATGACAGTTGCAGCCGGATTCTTCACCTTCGCGGCGCTGATCACCATGACGCTCAGCGACTACATCAGCCGTGCTTGGGGCCTCTGGTAA